Proteins encoded together in one Triticum dicoccoides isolate Atlit2015 ecotype Zavitan chromosome 7B, WEW_v2.0, whole genome shotgun sequence window:
- the LOC119339495 gene encoding uncharacterized protein LOC119339495, whose translation MDAGESSTSPYSPPSLSHKLRTTVRGCFGSPSSPESGGERPHSGGRRTRWRRRAAAAGEFRYDPLSYALNFDEGGSDAAATEAEDTAFRYRNFSSRLPPSPVPASRAVAIVGNKPCLWQRCPKCYLLAVFRPFPANALVAVRSAA comes from the exons ATGGACGCTGGGGAGTCCTCCACTTCGCCCTACTCGCCGCCGTCGTTGAGCCACAAGCTGCGGACCACCGTGCGCGGCTGCTTCGGCTCGCCGTCTTCACCGGAAAGCGGAGGAGAAAGGCCGCACAGCGGCGGACGCAGGACCAGGTggaggcggcgcgcggcggccgcggGGGAGTTCAGGTACGACCCGCTCAGCTACGCGCTCAACTTCGACGAAGGCGGCagcgacgccgccgccaccgaagcaGAGGATACGGCCTTCCGGTACCGGAACTTCAGCTCTCGGCTGCCGCCCTCACCGGTGCCGGCCTCCCGAGCCGTCGCAATTGTTGGCAATAAGCCATGCCTGTGGCAGCGGTGTCCG AAATGTTATCTGCTAGCAGTTTTTAGGCCATTCCCAGCGAACGCGTTGGTTGCTGTTAGATCAGCTGCATGA